The Gammaproteobacteria bacterium genome window below encodes:
- the rrtA gene encoding rhombosortase — translation MNKNIIFISFVVVMSALAQLSLTFEVDGLQFTREGVGEGQWWRFITGNFVHLSWRHFAMNAVALVAIYVLYPNSLNAYGWVVVFVLSCLSVTIGIWVFSQNIHWYVGLSGALHGLLVTLIIVDYIVHKNWLNIILLFGVIAKLIWEGMMGPIPGSESTAGGPVVVQAHLYGFVGGLIISACMHTFNKKKKLTL, via the coding sequence ATGAATAAAAACATAATATTTATATCATTTGTAGTTGTGATGAGTGCTCTTGCGCAGTTGAGTTTAACTTTTGAGGTAGATGGTTTGCAGTTTACGCGAGAGGGTGTTGGTGAAGGCCAATGGTGGCGTTTTATCACAGGTAATTTTGTGCATCTAAGCTGGCGTCATTTTGCAATGAATGCTGTAGCCTTGGTGGCAATTTATGTGTTGTACCCTAATAGTTTAAATGCTTACGGATGGGTGGTTGTGTTTGTACTCAGTTGCTTATCGGTGACGATTGGTATCTGGGTGTTTAGCCAAAATATTCATTGGTATGTGGGCCTGTCAGGCGCGTTGCATGGTCTACTAGTGACCTTAATAATTGTCGACTATATTGTTCACAAGAATTGGTTAAATATTATTTTGTTGTTTGGTGTAATTGCTAAATTAATATGGGAAGGCATGATGGGGCCCATTCCAGGAAGCGAATCGACAGCAGGTGGCCCGGTAGTAGTGCAAGCGCATTTATACGGATTTGTAGGCGGTTTAATTATCAGTGCTTGCATGCATACATTCAATAAAAAGAAGAAGTTAACACTATGA
- a CDS encoding cobalamin biosynthesis protein CbiX: MHALLLIAHGSRRQASNDEVRKLTKNLEQHIDGEFSIIECAFLELAEPSIPDGVSACVQKGADSVTVLPYFLSAGRHVITDIPEELKKAQNIHPRVSIKTSPYLGSAQGISEILIDLSKQAS, from the coding sequence ATGCATGCATTATTATTAATTGCCCACGGTAGTCGGCGACAAGCATCAAATGATGAAGTTAGAAAACTTACCAAGAATTTAGAACAACACATCGATGGCGAGTTTTCGATAATTGAATGTGCTTTCCTTGAGTTGGCTGAGCCTTCCATTCCTGACGGTGTAAGCGCGTGCGTACAAAAGGGTGCGGACTCAGTAACCGTGCTGCCATATTTTCTATCTGCAGGACGTCATGTGATTACAGATATCCCTGAAGAATTAAAAAAAGCACAAAACATACATCCGCGAGTGAGTATAAAAACTTCTCCTTACTTAGGATCGGCCCAAGGTATTAGTGAGATTTTAATTGACCTCAGCAAACAGGCATCATAA
- a CDS encoding MBL fold metallo-hydrolase — protein sequence MTVANTSSHSIYALELGPMENFVYLLVDDKTNTAAVVDPAWDIDKIIDKAKKLNVTITDVLLTHSHHDHINGLGELLNHYDAQVHILKSEAEFWGEKLSKPKLHHGGDAIKLGNTEIEVMHTPGHTPGSACYRAGKDLITGDTLFVFGCGRCDLQGGDPEQMYTTLKHFKSDLPTEIVIHPGHNYAVQKSSTLKEEIEGNPFMHFTKVDQFVRYRMKVHDQIRNSPYDAQNENELKQELNKLQS from the coding sequence ATGACTGTTGCAAATACATCCTCTCACAGTATCTATGCATTAGAACTGGGTCCAATGGAAAACTTTGTTTATTTATTAGTAGACGATAAGACCAACACTGCGGCAGTGGTCGATCCTGCATGGGACATTGATAAGATAATTGATAAAGCAAAAAAACTAAATGTCACAATAACAGACGTTTTGTTAACACATAGTCATCATGACCATATAAATGGCTTAGGAGAACTGCTTAATCATTACGATGCGCAAGTTCATATATTAAAGAGCGAAGCTGAATTTTGGGGTGAAAAATTAAGCAAACCAAAATTACATCATGGAGGAGATGCAATTAAGCTAGGCAATACTGAAATAGAAGTGATGCATACCCCTGGCCATACGCCTGGCTCTGCATGCTATCGCGCAGGTAAAGATTTAATTACAGGCGACACATTATTTGTCTTTGGATGTGGACGTTGCGATTTACAAGGTGGTGATCCTGAACAGATGTATACCACTTTAAAACACTTTAAAAGCGATTTACCAACCGAAATTGTCATACACCCTGGCCATAATTATGCAGTGCAGAAATCTTCTACTTTAAAAGAAGAAATTGAAGGCAATCCTTTTATGCATTTTACTAAGGTTGATCAGTTTGTTCGCTATCGCATGAAGGTTCATGATCAAATTAGAAATTCACCTTATGATGCACAAAACGAAAATGAATTAAAACAAGAACTAAATAAATTACAAAGCTAA
- a CDS encoding mismatch-specific DNA-glycosylase yields the protein MKTLKDYVDFDLDILSIGLNPSTISVKKGYYFANPRNRFWKALNASGLIPEELTPSQQAQEKLFLQYKIGFTDVVKRHSSMGKDLVAADYKKYAPKLEAGILQYQPKTCWFHGKVAMQNYLKYTGSKNKIIDWGLQDFKINASTIFVTPNPSPANAAFSLDVITDWYRKLSLLVGQES from the coding sequence ATGAAGACGCTTAAAGATTATGTAGATTTTGACTTAGATATTTTATCTATTGGGTTAAATCCGTCCACCATCTCAGTAAAGAAGGGTTATTATTTTGCTAATCCTAGAAATCGCTTTTGGAAAGCATTAAATGCAAGCGGCCTCATTCCTGAAGAACTCACTCCTTCGCAACAGGCCCAAGAAAAGCTATTTTTACAATACAAGATAGGCTTTACCGATGTCGTTAAGCGGCATTCTTCGATGGGCAAAGATTTGGTTGCTGCTGATTACAAGAAATATGCACCAAAGTTAGAGGCAGGCATATTGCAATATCAACCTAAGACGTGTTGGTTCCATGGCAAAGTGGCTATGCAGAATTATCTGAAATATACAGGCAGTAAAAATAAAATTATTGATTGGGGTTTGCAAGATTTTAAAATTAATGCATCGACGATATTTGTTACACCTAATCCGAGTCCGGCTAATGCGGCATTTTCACTTGATGTTATAACAGATTGGTATAGGAAGTTATCCTTATTGGTAGGGCAAGAATCATAA